From one Gemmobacter sp. genomic stretch:
- the rsmH gene encoding 16S rRNA (cytosine(1402)-N(4))-methyltransferase RsmH produces MTDQPHIPVLLAPILRLCAPIRGAWLDGTFGAGGYARGLLEAGADLVIGVDRDPTALAMAEGWRESYGDRLRLVEGTFSELDDHAGQPLDGVVLDLGVSSMQLDQPERGFSFLRDGPLDMRMGDSGDSAADLVNEADEGVLADILYHYGEERASRRIARAIVQARTKGRIETTGQLAEIVAACLPRPKPGQSHPATRSFQALRIAVNAEFDQLVEGLAAAERALKPGGLLAVVSFHSLEDRIVKRFFADRAGDDGHGNRHGPGGLAQPARFVTLTRKPVGADDDELAANPRARSALLRIGRRTDAPAGAVDPATLGAPRLPTTRRKGR; encoded by the coding sequence ATGACCGACCAGCCGCATATCCCCGTCCTGCTGGCCCCCATCCTGCGGCTGTGCGCCCCGATCCGCGGCGCCTGGCTGGACGGCACCTTTGGTGCGGGCGGCTATGCGCGCGGCCTGCTGGAGGCGGGCGCCGATCTGGTGATCGGGGTGGACCGCGACCCGACGGCGCTGGCCATGGCCGAAGGCTGGCGCGAAAGCTATGGCGACCGGCTGCGGCTGGTCGAGGGCACGTTTTCCGAACTGGACGACCATGCCGGGCAGCCGCTGGATGGCGTGGTGCTGGATCTGGGCGTTTCGTCCATGCAGCTGGATCAGCCGGAACGCGGGTTTTCCTTTTTGCGCGACGGTCCCCTGGACATGCGGATGGGCGACAGCGGCGACAGCGCCGCCGATCTGGTGAACGAGGCGGATGAAGGCGTGCTGGCCGACATCCTGTATCATTATGGCGAAGAACGCGCCTCGCGCCGGATCGCGCGGGCCATCGTGCAGGCGCGGACCAAGGGCCGGATTGAAACGACGGGCCAGCTGGCCGAGATCGTGGCCGCCTGCCTGCCGCGCCCCAAGCCGGGCCAAAGCCACCCGGCCACCCGCAGCTTTCAGGCGCTGCGCATTGCGGTGAATGCCGAATTCGACCAGCTGGTCGAAGGGCTGGCCGCGGCCGAACGCGCGCTGAAGCCGGGCGGGCTGCTGGCGGTGGTCAGCTTCCATTCGCTGGAAGACCGCATCGTCAAACGCTTTTTCGCCGACCGGGCGGGCGATGATGGCCACGGCAACCGCCATGGCCCCGGCGGGCTGGCGCAGCCGGCGCGGTTCGTGACGCTGACCCGCAAGCCCGTGGGCGCCGATGACGACGAACTGGCCGCCAACCCCCGCGCGCGTTCCGCCCTGCTGCGCATCGGGCGGCGCACCGATGCGCCGGCAGGTGCGGTCGACCCCGCCACGCTTGGCGCCCCCCGTCTGCCCACGACCCGCAGGAAAGGCCGCTGA
- a CDS encoding penicillin-binding protein 2 gives MSPRAPLRPLARILDARARGENPDVIEAENIRDRHEVMRDKSRARAESRLLLLVLGFCAAFLTIGIRMAALAGAEPQEPRATVAGSRIQAQRADIEDRNGNVLATNLVTHALYSHPRDMVDPARTARELARIFPDMDEEKLLRQFTGKSAFLWLRKTLSPEQVQAVHDIGEPGLLFGPREMRLYPNGKLAAHVLGGSRFGEEGVHSAEVVGVAGVEKAMDDRLRDPGQLDKPLRLSLDLPVQAAIAEVLHSGMKLLNAKGAASILMDARTGEVLAMVSLPDFDPNDRPLPPTQGDPADSPIFNRALQGVYELGSVMKAFPVAQALELGLVNPQTIINTTSPMKLGRFTVRDFRNYGPANSVTDVMVKSSNIGTTRIIQQVGAVRQEAFLKEMGFLDPTNLELIEAARARPLVPKRWSDVHSATVSYGHGLSASPMHLAAAYATLVNGGYRVQPTLIKQEGEVPRGAPVISRRTSDQMREILRQVVVRGSAKMTDVPGYFVGGKTGTADKQKPTGGYYKDKVMANFAGAFPMNDPRYVIIVSLDEPVETSGTEARRTAGWTAVPVTAEIIRRIAPLLGLRPAEVAAHAPAKVTAVRN, from the coding sequence ATGAGCCCCCGCGCGCCGCTTCGCCCGCTGGCCCGCATCCTGGATGCCCGCGCACGGGGGGAAAACCCCGATGTGATCGAGGCGGAAAACATCCGCGACCGGCACGAGGTGATGCGCGACAAGTCGCGCGCGCGGGCGGAAAGCCGGCTGTTGCTGCTGGTGCTGGGGTTCTGCGCCGCGTTCCTGACCATCGGCATCCGCATGGCCGCGCTGGCCGGGGCCGAACCGCAGGAACCGCGCGCGACCGTGGCGGGCAGCCGCATCCAGGCGCAGCGCGCCGATATCGAGGATCGCAACGGCAATGTGCTGGCCACCAACCTGGTGACCCATGCGCTCTATTCCCACCCGCGCGACATGGTGGACCCGGCGCGCACCGCGCGCGAACTGGCCCGCATCTTTCCCGACATGGACGAGGAAAAGCTGCTGCGGCAGTTCACCGGCAAGTCGGCCTTCCTGTGGCTGCGCAAGACGCTCAGCCCCGAACAGGTGCAGGCGGTGCATGACATCGGCGAACCGGGCCTGCTGTTCGGCCCGCGCGAGATGCGGCTCTATCCCAACGGCAAGCTGGCCGCCCATGTGCTGGGCGGCAGCCGCTTTGGCGAGGAAGGCGTGCATTCGGCCGAGGTGGTGGGCGTCGCCGGCGTGGAAAAGGCCATGGACGACCGGCTGCGCGATCCGGGGCAACTGGACAAGCCGCTGCGCCTGTCGCTGGATCTGCCGGTGCAGGCGGCGATTGCCGAGGTGCTGCATTCCGGCATGAAGCTGCTGAATGCCAAGGGCGCCGCGTCGATCCTGATGGATGCCCGCACCGGCGAGGTGCTGGCCATGGTCAGCCTGCCCGATTTCGACCCCAACGACCGCCCGCTGCCGCCCACCCAGGGCGATCCGGCCGACAGCCCGATCTTCAACCGCGCGCTGCAAGGCGTGTACGAACTTGGCTCGGTGATGAAGGCCTTTCCGGTGGCGCAGGCGCTGGAACTGGGGCTGGTCAACCCGCAGACCATCATCAACACCACCAGCCCGATGAAGCTGGGCCGCTTTACCGTGCGCGATTTCCGCAACTATGGCCCGGCGAATTCGGTCACCGATGTGATGGTGAAATCCTCGAACATCGGCACCACCCGGATCATCCAGCAGGTTGGCGCGGTGCGGCAGGAAGCGTTCCTGAAGGAAATGGGCTTTCTGGACCCCACCAACCTGGAGTTGATCGAGGCCGCGCGCGCCCGCCCGCTGGTGCCCAAGCGCTGGTCCGACGTGCATTCGGCGACCGTGTCCTATGGGCACGGCCTGTCGGCCAGCCCGATGCACCTTGCAGCGGCCTATGCCACGCTGGTGAACGGCGGCTACCGCGTGCAGCCCACGCTGATCAAGCAAGAGGGCGAGGTGCCGCGCGGGGCCCCGGTGATCTCGCGGCGCACCTCGGACCAGATGCGCGAGATCCTGCGCCAGGTCGTGGTGCGCGGATCGGCCAAGATGACCGATGTTCCGGGCTATTTCGTCGGCGGCAAGACCGGCACCGCCGACAAGCAAAAGCCGACGGGCGGCTATTACAAGGACAAGGTGATGGCGAATTTCGCCGGCGCCTTCCCGATGAACGATCCGCGCTATGTGATCATCGTCTCGCTGGACGAGCCGGTGGAAACCAGCGGCACCGAGGCGCGGCGCACCGCCGGCTGGACGGCCGTTCCGGTGACGGCGGAAATCATCCGACGCATCGCGCCGCTGCTGGGCCTGCGCCCGGCAGAGGTTGCGGCCCATGCGCCTGCCAAGGTAACAGCGGTGCGCAACTAG
- a CDS encoding Mrp/NBP35 family ATP-binding protein: MQVTRENVLGVLSSIALPGGGDPVSRDMIRALAVEGGEIRFVLEVSGADQARALAPVQAEAEARLRALPGVTRVSVVMTAPTAGKAPPDLKIGRHPTAPQQAGPQPVPGIARILAVGSGKGGVGKSTVSSNLAVALARQGRRVGLLDADIYGPSQPRMMGVNQRPASPDGKTINPLKAHGVTMMSIGLMLKEGDAVVWRGPMLMGALQQMLGQVAWGDLDVLVVDLPPGTGDVQLTLCQRYQVTGAIVVSTPQDVALLDARKALKMFDMLKTPVLGLIENMSSFCCPNCGHESHIFGHGGVRAEAAALDLPFLGEIPISLDVRLAGDAGTPVAAGEGPVAQAYARIAAQLVAEGVA; encoded by the coding sequence ATGCAGGTCACGCGCGAAAACGTTCTCGGGGTGCTGTCAAGCATTGCCCTGCCTGGCGGCGGCGATCCGGTGTCGCGCGACATGATCCGTGCGCTGGCGGTCGAGGGCGGAGAGATTCGTTTTGTGCTTGAAGTATCGGGGGCCGATCAGGCGCGCGCCCTGGCACCCGTGCAGGCCGAGGCCGAGGCGCGGTTGCGCGCGCTGCCGGGGGTGACGCGGGTTTCGGTGGTGATGACGGCGCCGACGGCAGGCAAGGCCCCGCCTGATCTGAAGATCGGGCGCCACCCGACGGCACCACAGCAGGCGGGCCCCCAGCCGGTGCCGGGCATTGCGCGGATTCTGGCGGTGGGGTCGGGCAAGGGCGGGGTCGGCAAATCGACCGTATCGTCCAACCTGGCCGTGGCGCTGGCGCGGCAGGGGCGGCGGGTGGGGTTGCTGGATGCCGATATATACGGTCCCAGCCAGCCGCGCATGATGGGGGTCAACCAGCGCCCCGCCAGCCCCGATGGCAAGACCATCAATCCCTTGAAAGCCCATGGCGTGACGATGATGTCCATCGGCCTGATGCTGAAGGAAGGCGATGCGGTGGTCTGGCGCGGCCCGATGCTGATGGGCGCGTTGCAGCAGATGCTGGGGCAGGTGGCCTGGGGCGATCTGGACGTGCTGGTCGTCGATCTGCCGCCGGGGACGGGCGATGTGCAGCTGACGCTGTGCCAGCGCTATCAGGTGACCGGCGCCATCGTGGTGTCCACCCCGCAGGACGTGGCCTTGCTGGATGCGCGCAAGGCGCTGAAGATGTTCGACATGCTCAAGACCCCCGTGCTGGGCCTGATCGAGAACATGTCCAGCTTCTGCTGCCCCAACTGCGGGCATGAATCGCATATCTTTGGCCATGGTGGCGTGCGGGCCGAGGCGGCGGCGCTGGATCTGCCGTTTCTGGGCGAGATCCCGATCAGCCTGGATGTGCGGCTGGCCGGCGATGCCGGAACCCCGGTGGCGGCGGGCGAGGGGCCGGTTGCGCAGGCCTATGCCCGGATCGCCGCGCAGCTGGTGGCCGAGGGCGTCGCCTGA
- a CDS encoding DUF1127 domain-containing protein, translating into MAYASTTTHHAKAASGFSVKALLATFREALGRHRVYKQTLAELHGLTGRELADLGISRSMITRVALEAAYGKSVN; encoded by the coding sequence ATGGCTTATGCATCGACGACCACCCACCACGCCAAGGCTGCCAGCGGCTTCTCGGTCAAGGCGCTGCTCGCCACCTTCCGCGAGGCGCTGGGCCGGCACCGGGTCTACAAGCAGACCCTGGCCGAACTGCATGGCCTGACGGGCCGCGAACTGGCGGACCTCGGCATCAGCCGGTCGATGATCACCCGCGTGGCGCTGGAAGCAGCCTACGGCAAGTCGGTGAACTAA
- the thrC gene encoding threonine synthase, which produces MKYVSTRGTAPDLSFGEAMMTGLARDGGLYVPATIPVMSADDIAALAGQTYEEIAFRVMRPFIGDTFGDDEFKGLIATAYKGFGHVARAPLKQLAPNHFLLELFHGPTLAFKDFAMQLIGQMMQAALAKSGKRITIVGATSGDTGSAAIEAFRGLSNVDVFILFPNGRVSEVQRRQMTTPSESNVHALAMDGDFDDCQARLKDMFNHFEFRDGVGLAGVNSINWARVLAQVVYYFTAAVSLGAPHRKVSFTVPTGNFGDIFAGYVARQMGLPVDRLVIATNQNDILDRALRSGDYATNGVKPSISPSMDIQVSSNFERALFQALGRDGAAVTALMEDLKAGAFHIPQGALEALRATFASGRCSEDETRATIARTLAETAELICPHSAVGVHVAESHLGTVPMITLATAHPAKFPDAVEQATGIRPALPPRMADLFDRPERVTRVPNDLAALEALVMERTGRA; this is translated from the coding sequence ATGAAATACGTATCCACCCGCGGCACGGCGCCCGACCTGTCCTTTGGCGAGGCGATGATGACCGGCCTTGCGCGCGACGGCGGATTGTATGTGCCGGCCACCATCCCGGTGATGAGCGCGGATGACATCGCGGCACTGGCGGGCCAAACCTACGAGGAGATCGCCTTTCGCGTCATGCGGCCGTTCATTGGCGACACTTTCGGCGATGACGAGTTCAAGGGGCTGATCGCCACCGCCTACAAGGGCTTTGGCCATGTTGCCCGCGCGCCGCTGAAACAGCTGGCGCCGAACCATTTCCTGCTGGAACTGTTCCACGGGCCGACGCTGGCCTTCAAGGACTTTGCCATGCAGCTGATCGGCCAGATGATGCAGGCCGCGCTGGCGAAATCGGGCAAGCGGATCACCATCGTCGGCGCCACCAGCGGCGATACCGGATCGGCCGCGATCGAGGCGTTCCGCGGCCTGTCGAACGTGGATGTGTTCATCCTGTTCCCGAATGGCCGCGTGTCCGAGGTGCAGCGCCGCCAGATGACCACGCCGTCGGAATCCAATGTCCATGCGCTGGCGATGGATGGCGATTTCGACGATTGCCAGGCCCGGCTGAAGGACATGTTCAACCATTTCGAGTTCCGCGATGGCGTGGGGCTGGCCGGCGTGAACAGCATCAACTGGGCGCGGGTGCTGGCGCAGGTGGTCTATTACTTTACCGCCGCCGTGTCGCTGGGCGCCCCGCACCGCAAGGTCAGCTTTACCGTGCCCACCGGGAATTTCGGCGACATCTTCGCAGGTTACGTTGCCAGGCAGATGGGCTTGCCGGTGGACCGGCTGGTCATCGCCACCAACCAGAACGATATTCTGGACCGCGCGCTGCGCAGCGGCGACTATGCGACGAACGGGGTCAAGCCCTCGATCTCGCCGTCGATGGACATTCAGGTATCGTCGAACTTTGAACGCGCGCTGTTCCAGGCGCTGGGGCGCGATGGGGCTGCGGTGACCGCGCTGATGGAGGATCTGAAGGCCGGCGCCTTTCACATTCCCCAGGGCGCGCTGGAGGCTTTGCGCGCCACCTTCGCCTCGGGCCGCTGTTCCGAGGATGAAACCCGCGCCACCATCGCCCGCACGCTGGCCGAAACGGCCGAACTGATCTGCCCGCATTCCGCCGTGGGCGTGCATGTGGCCGAAAGCCATCTGGGGACCGTGCCGATGATCACGCTGGCCACCGCCCATCCGGCCAAGTTCCCCGATGCGGTGGAACAGGCCACCGGCATTCGCCCGGCGCTGCCGCCCCGCATGGCCGATCTGTTCGACCGGCCGGAACGGGTGACGCGGGTGCCGAACGACCTTGCCGCGCTGGAGGCGCTGGTCATGGAACGGACGGGCCGCGCATGA
- a CDS encoding cytochrome c oxidase subunit 3 gives MAHAKNHDFHILKPSSLPFIGAVSAFVMLFGAVLWMKGVTPWMFAIGLVGVLYVMYAWWSEVVKESQEGDHTAVVRIGLRYGVILFIMSEVMFFAAWFWSFFKHALYPMGPLSPIKDGVWPPAGIETFDPWHLPLINTLILLCSGAACTWAHHALAHENNRKDMINGLALAVVLGVFFTILQAYEYSHAAFGFAGNIYGANFFMATGFHGFHVVIGTIFLLVCMIRAMKGQFTPERHVGFEAAAWYWHFVDVVWLFLFAAIYVWGQ, from the coding sequence ATGGCTCATGCAAAGAACCATGATTTCCACATCCTGAAGCCGTCCAGCCTGCCGTTCATCGGGGCTGTCAGCGCCTTCGTGATGCTGTTCGGCGCCGTCCTCTGGATGAAGGGGGTGACCCCCTGGATGTTCGCCATCGGCCTCGTCGGCGTGCTGTACGTGATGTACGCTTGGTGGTCCGAGGTGGTGAAGGAATCGCAGGAAGGCGATCATACCGCGGTTGTCCGCATCGGCCTGCGCTATGGCGTGATCCTGTTCATCATGTCCGAAGTGATGTTCTTCGCGGCCTGGTTCTGGAGCTTCTTCAAGCACGCGCTCTATCCGATGGGGCCGCTGTCGCCGATCAAGGATGGCGTCTGGCCGCCGGCCGGGATCGAAACCTTTGATCCCTGGCACCTGCCGCTGATCAACACGCTGATCCTGCTGTGTTCGGGCGCGGCCTGCACCTGGGCCCACCATGCCCTGGCGCATGAGAACAACCGCAAGGACATGATCAACGGCCTGGCGCTGGCGGTCGTGCTGGGCGTGTTCTTCACCATCCTGCAAGCCTATGAATACAGCCACGCCGCCTTTGGCTTTGCCGGCAACATCTATGGCGCCAACTTCTTCATGGCGACCGGCTTTCACGGCTTCCACGTGGTGATCGGCACCATCTTCCTGCTGGTCTGCATGATCCGCGCGATGAAGGGGCAGTTCACCCCCGAACGTCACGTCGGTTTCGAGGCTGCGGCCTGGTACTGGCACTTTGTCGACGTGGTCTGGCTGTTCCTGTTTGCCGCGATCTACGTCTGGGGTCAGTAA
- a CDS encoding UDP-N-acetylmuramoyl-L-alanyl-D-glutamate--2,6-diaminopimelate ligase produces the protein MARGDGRSLADLGLAARGGREARVTGLSVDSRQVKPGHLFAALPGSKAHGGEFIRYALRMGAGAILTDPVGARIAAEELAASEAALIVAEDPREALALAAALWFGAQPDTMVAVTGTNGKTSVATFTRQIWQALGYPSINIGTTGVEGDWAAPSGHTTPEPITLHRMLADAAASGISHAAMEASSHGLDQRRLDGVRLAAAGFTNLTQDHLDYHHTMEDYFAAKAGLFTRLLPEDGAAVINIDDPYGQRLYGIAQDRGCPVMATGFGPDADLRILAQRFDATGQEVRFAWLDEPRQVRLNLVGGFQAANVAVAAGLAMASGADPEDVFAVLPRLTTVRGRMQLVATRRNGAAVYVDYAHTPDAVATALRALRPHVMGRIIVVMGAGGDRDTSKRPLMGAAAAENADVVIVTDDNPRSEDPAAIRAAVMLGCPEATEVGDRAEAILRGVDALLPGDALLIAGKGHETGQEIAGQTYPFDDAEQASVAVAALDGLI, from the coding sequence ATGGCACGCGGCGACGGGCGGAGTCTTGCAGATCTTGGACTGGCCGCCCGGGGCGGGCGCGAGGCGCGGGTGACCGGCCTGTCGGTGGACAGCCGGCAGGTGAAACCGGGCCATCTGTTCGCCGCCTTGCCGGGCAGCAAGGCGCATGGCGGCGAATTCATCCGGTATGCGCTGCGCATGGGGGCCGGGGCGATCCTGACCGATCCCGTCGGCGCCCGCATTGCGGCCGAGGAACTGGCCGCCAGCGAGGCTGCCCTGATCGTTGCCGAAGACCCGCGCGAGGCGCTGGCGCTGGCCGCCGCGCTGTGGTTCGGCGCCCAGCCCGACACCATGGTGGCGGTCACCGGCACCAACGGCAAGACATCGGTCGCCACCTTTACCCGCCAGATCTGGCAGGCGCTTGGCTATCCGTCGATCAACATCGGCACCACGGGCGTGGAGGGCGACTGGGCCGCCCCCTCGGGCCATACCACGCCCGAACCCATCACCCTGCACCGCATGCTGGCCGATGCGGCCGCATCCGGCATCAGCCATGCCGCGATGGAGGCATCGAGCCACGGGCTGGACCAGCGCCGGCTGGATGGCGTGCGGCTGGCGGCGGCGGGGTTCACCAACCTGACGCAGGACCATCTGGATTACCACCACACGATGGAGGACTATTTCGCCGCCAAGGCGGGCCTGTTCACCCGCCTGCTGCCCGAGGATGGCGCGGCGGTGATCAACATCGACGATCCTTATGGCCAGCGCCTCTATGGCATTGCGCAGGATCGCGGCTGCCCGGTCATGGCCACTGGCTTTGGCCCCGATGCCGACCTGCGCATCCTGGCCCAGCGGTTCGACGCCACCGGGCAAGAGGTGCGCTTTGCCTGGCTGGATGAACCGCGTCAGGTGCGGCTGAACCTGGTGGGCGGGTTCCAGGCGGCGAATGTGGCGGTGGCGGCAGGGCTGGCCATGGCCTCGGGCGCCGACCCCGAGGATGTGTTCGCCGTGCTGCCGCGCCTGACCACGGTGCGCGGGCGGATGCAACTGGTCGCAACCCGGCGCAACGGCGCGGCGGTTTACGTCGATTACGCCCATACGCCCGATGCCGTGGCCACCGCGCTGCGCGCGCTGCGCCCGCATGTGATGGGGCGGATCATCGTGGTGATGGGTGCCGGCGGCGACCGGGATACCTCGAAACGCCCGCTGATGGGCGCGGCCGCAGCGGAAAATGCCGATGTGGTCATCGTCACCGACGACAACCCGCGCAGCGAGGATCCGGCCGCGATCCGCGCCGCCGTGATGCTGGGCTGCCCCGAAGCGACCGAGGTCGGCGACCGCGCCGAGGCCATCCTGCGCGGCGTCGATGCGCTGTTGCCGGGCGATGCGCTGCTGATCGCCGGCAAGGGGCACGAGACGGGGCAGGAAATCGCCGGCCAGACATACCCCTTTGACGATGCGGAACAGGCCAGCGTCGCCGTGGCCGCACTGGATGGCCTGATATGA
- the ftsL gene encoding cell division protein FtsL: MRSALVILSFLAMLASGFWAYRENYATKEALREASRLSSDIARLQEALAVQRAEWAYLNRPDRLAELVSANFDRLGLLPMLPEQFAETRQLPEPAADPLAEGLDGIATVSAEDEELLP; encoded by the coding sequence ATGCGTTCCGCCCTTGTGATCCTGTCGTTCCTTGCCATGCTCGCCTCGGGCTTCTGGGCTTATCGCGAGAATTACGCCACCAAGGAGGCGCTGCGCGAAGCCTCTCGGCTGAGCAGCGACATCGCCCGCCTGCAAGAGGCGCTGGCGGTGCAGCGCGCCGAATGGGCCTATCTGAACCGCCCCGACCGGCTGGCCGAACTGGTCTCGGCCAATTTCGACCGGCTGGGCCTGCTGCCCATGCTGCCCGAGCAATTCGCCGAAACCCGCCAGCTGCCCGAACCCGCCGCCGATCCGCTGGCCGAGGGGCTGGACGGCATTGCCACCGTATCGGCCGAGGATGAGGAGCTGCTGCCATGA
- a CDS encoding SURF1 family protein produces the protein MLRRLIFPLLLGLAGCGTLIGLGVWQVNRLAEKEAELAEITARIAAAPAPLPPAGQGTRYQPVTATGALSGNRLRVLVSRKQIGPGYRIISVLDTDDGRRVLVDLGFVAEGAPVPEVTGHVTVTGNLHTPDEVDGFTPTADLARNLWFARDVPQMAIVLGTEETLIVARDPVVAGIDPMPVDTAGIPNDHLQYAITWFLLAIVWAGMSGLLIWRMRRPAA, from the coding sequence ATGCTTCGCCGCCTGATCTTTCCGTTGTTGCTGGGCCTTGCTGGCTGCGGCACGTTGATCGGACTGGGGGTCTGGCAGGTGAACCGGCTGGCCGAGAAAGAGGCCGAACTGGCCGAGATCACCGCCCGCATCGCCGCCGCCCCCGCGCCGTTGCCGCCTGCGGGGCAGGGCACCCGCTATCAGCCCGTCACCGCCACCGGCGCCCTGTCTGGCAATCGGCTGCGCGTGCTGGTCAGCCGCAAGCAGATCGGGCCGGGCTACCGCATCATTTCCGTGCTGGATACCGACGATGGCCGCCGCGTGCTGGTGGATCTGGGGTTCGTCGCCGAAGGCGCCCCGGTGCCCGAGGTGACGGGCCATGTGACTGTCACCGGCAACCTGCATACGCCTGACGAGGTTGACGGCTTTACCCCCACCGCCGATCTGGCGCGCAACCTGTGGTTTGCCCGCGATGTGCCGCAGATGGCCATCGTGCTGGGCACCGAGGAAACCCTGATCGTCGCCCGCGACCCGGTGGTGGCGGGCATAGATCCGATGCCGGTGGATACCGCCGGGATCCCGAACGACCATCTGCAATATGCGATCACCTGGTTCCTGCTGGCCATCGTCTGGGCTGGCATGTCGGGCCTGCTGATCTGGCGCATGCGCCGCCCTGCGGCCTGA
- a CDS encoding pitrilysin family protein, with translation MIRIETLPNGLRIATDPMPRLETAAIGLWVNVGARHEAEAENGIAHFLEHMAFKGTARRSALQIASEIEDVGGYLNAYTSNESTAYYARVLRADVPLALDVIADIVMNPAFEPREVEVERGVILQEIGQMLDTPDDVIFEWLQEAAFPGQPMGRSILGTSDRVSGFDASDLRRFVGRHYQPGQMVLAAAGAVDHDAIVAQARALFGGLVAQAPSSFAPARFAPGERRAIEDLEQVHLALAFQAEGWHSPDLHVAHTYAGIMGGGMSSRLFQKLREEHGMCYTVDAQSSAHEDVGLITVYAGTGEDQVGDLCRLTMDELKRAADDMTEAEVARARAQRRAGLLMGLEGPFARTQHMARMLALFGRIPDMPEMVAEIDAVTLERVKGYAAGLAERAQMAMAVYGPADDAPEAATLRERLAA, from the coding sequence ATGATCCGCATCGAGACGCTGCCCAACGGCCTGCGCATTGCCACCGACCCGATGCCCCGGCTGGAAACCGCCGCCATCGGCCTGTGGGTGAACGTTGGCGCCCGGCACGAGGCCGAGGCGGAAAACGGCATCGCGCATTTTCTGGAACACATGGCCTTCAAGGGCACGGCGCGGCGCAGCGCCTTGCAGATCGCGTCCGAGATCGAGGATGTCGGCGGCTATCTGAACGCCTATACCTCGAACGAAAGCACAGCCTATTATGCGCGGGTGCTGAGGGCCGATGTGCCGCTGGCGCTGGATGTGATCGCCGATATCGTGATGAACCCGGCGTTCGAACCGCGCGAGGTCGAGGTGGAACGCGGGGTGATCCTGCAGGAAATCGGCCAGATGCTGGACACGCCCGATGACGTGATCTTTGAATGGCTGCAAGAGGCGGCGTTTCCCGGCCAGCCGATGGGGCGGTCGATCCTGGGCACGTCGGATCGTGTCTCGGGCTTTGACGCCAGCGACCTGCGCCGGTTCGTCGGGCGGCATTACCAGCCGGGCCAGATGGTGCTGGCGGCCGCCGGCGCGGTGGACCATGACGCCATCGTGGCGCAGGCCAGGGCGCTGTTCGGCGGGCTGGTGGCGCAGGCGCCCAGCAGCTTTGCCCCCGCGCGCTTTGCGCCCGGCGAACGCCGCGCCATCGAGGATCTGGAACAGGTCCACCTTGCACTGGCCTTTCAGGCCGAAGGCTGGCATTCGCCCGACCTGCATGTGGCCCATACCTATGCCGGCATCATGGGGGGCGGCATGTCGAGCCGGCTGTTCCAGAAGCTGCGCGAGGAACATGGCATGTGCTATACGGTCGATGCCCAGTCCAGCGCGCACGAGGATGTCGGGCTGATCACCGTATACGCCGGCACGGGCGAGGATCAGGTGGGCGATCTGTGCCGCCTGACCATGGACGAGTTGAAGCGCGCCGCCGATGACATGACCGAGGCCGAGGTGGCCCGCGCCCGCGCGCAGCGCCGCGCCGGGCTGCTGATGGGGCTGGAAGGGCCGTTCGCCCGCACCCAGCACATGGCGCGCATGCTGGCGCTGTTCGGCCGCATCCCCGACATGCCGGAAATGGTGGCCGAGATTGATGCCGTGACGCTGGAGCGGGTCAAGGGCTATGCCGCCGGGCTGGCGGAACGGGCGCAGATGGCGATGGCCGTCTATGGCCCGGCCGACGATGCCCCCGAGGCGGCGACCCTGCGCGAGAGGCTGGCCGCCTGA
- a CDS encoding GNAT family protein yields the protein MLGLRRRTVIETPRLTLRLPQHSDYRAWATLREGSAAFLTPWEPAWSPDHLTRRAFTGRVAWAARVEGDGSALPLFLIRRADRALIGAITLDHIRRGPAQAGTMGYWIGQPHARNGYMREAIEALSHHAFTRMDLSRIEAACLPENVASRGALESCGFKYEGVAQAYLQIGGRWRNHVLYALLRHDRRGRTDAG from the coding sequence ATGCTGGGTCTGCGGCGGCGCACCGTCATCGAGACGCCGCGCCTGACGCTGCGCCTGCCGCAGCATTCCGACTACCGGGCCTGGGCCACGCTGCGCGAGGGGTCGGCCGCGTTTCTGACCCCCTGGGAGCCCGCCTGGTCGCCCGACCATCTGACGCGCCGCGCCTTTACCGGCCGGGTCGCCTGGGCCGCGCGGGTCGAGGGCGATGGCTCGGCCCTGCCGCTGTTCCTGATCCGCCGCGCCGACCGGGCGCTGATCGGGGCGATCACGCTGGACCATATCCGCCGTGGCCCGGCGCAGGCCGGGACCATGGGCTACTGGATCGGCCAGCCCCATGCCCGCAACGGCTATATGCGCGAAGCGATCGAGGCGCTGAGCCATCATGCCTTTACCCGCATGGATCTGAGCCGGATCGAGGCCGCCTGCCTGCCCGAGAACGTCGCCAGCCGCGGCGCGCTGGAAAGCTGCGGCTTCAAGTATGAAGGCGTCGCGCAGGCCTATTTGCAGATCGGCGGGCGCTGGCGGAACCATGTGCTGTATGCGCTGCTGCGCCACGACCGGCGCGGGCGAACCGACGCCGGATAA